A single genomic interval of Electrophorus electricus isolate fEleEle1 chromosome 2, fEleEle1.pri, whole genome shotgun sequence harbors:
- the LOC113577525 gene encoding bromodomain adjacent to zinc finger domain protein 2B isoform X5, whose product MESGERLATPTPPQGSIRSVASPSTSPNPASKSAGHLFRMAGDVGFGMSAVSSAFPMVSHPAFSLYSALSGRSHFGGLGTLGMPAALTPQAQLGTFPDWWRASDVPVSGAASLFPPLLGLPPLFSTPALSQDPTSARSPTPSRSTHASTKGLNGTVNGNGKAKSASSGASSASSSPSPAPTTTDSSKTPKPSQDPKSLSQLLKPAPIPPNHSINPKGTTNHCKPHKPAGKGQHCSGNHKNKTNEDPEKSNHNTNPKTLCKTMAEISSNSDSQSGASSDSSSDTLSSLDSVDLEEEEEEEEDEDGSIASEDSDSEREQRAKQKVKTSLVKDGFSVGADMCSTDPHSALFASYFSGLGSSLLPSLSQASPLLFKSSRSREESGKHTSVIQATGLAASKPIPLLPHPSRDRDASSKPPASPKPLCLALAPKPPSLSSSPTPLSLSLSPKNRSISPSPKPLSLTLSPKPPSLSSSPKPPTLSPSYRPMSLAPSPTPPSLLPEALRAVGRSSPEKPHATGFSLLKQDPFRLVFQPWEEQEAGKLLKEAGSPSPPLPAQRSRKRHPPRPPGLFFPSAGLEGAHGNGALHTPVQEAPLALVARPRPRASGEKTLAPAATPCSSVPINLSTGAKGRLLGNAGRAAALPRPGPRAAQQKGARPGRGAGPGAPHSHQIQSLVEVFRGMASDIPSSRDSDDTAEEEDDAEEEDDKDSDDSLSDSGSNLDTDSDDDEEEDDDIKDEEMETDTESERTPLKRTKSSVSFTDSSPSSSSLSLQVHTAHALPTPTIVGSGALAYHSTPSASYNLATPPGKRRRVTDEQALRRPLEYGWRREVRFRSVCGRVQGEVAYYAPCGKKLRQYSDVMKYLAQNGISGITRDHFSFSAKIRVGDFYEAREGPEGFQWCPLKSDEVTPHVLALEGRRGRPKSLELQRPPGLPAADPVRPRHGKGRQTNVGEAEAASAADAKLLRKLEAQEIARQAAQLKLMRKLEKQALARAAKEAKRQQALLAAEEKRRQKEQLKLLKQQEKIRRIEQIRMEKELRAQQILEAKRKKKEEAANAKILEAEKRIKEKELRRQQAMILKQQELERHRLDMVWERERRRQHMMLIKAMEARKRAEEKERLKQEKRDEKRLNKERKLELRRLELEMAKELNKPNEDLCLADHKPLPELPRLPGLVLPAACFADCLMVLQFLRCFGKVLGVEGGVQAPTLHALQAGLLNLGPSAALLQELLVRLLSAAVCDPGLPPGQRAKTALGEHLSSVAINQENVSEILHIYMMAHCGQTELAPLAESLKTKAFQAHTPAQKASMLAFLVNELACSKSVVTEIDKNIDHMTNLRRDKWVVEGSLRKLRSIHAKRTGKRESSVGGEDSQALGTPTAGRKRKRKAGDSEDDDDEDDDSDDQGEEDEDEEEEGVKKGKKAEACEEEDEGDQTASVEELERQIERLSKQQSQIRRKLFESSHSLRSMTLGQDRYRRRYWALPQCGGVFVESMESGEGPEELQRERERLQSSQQVLVKEEPKEESVFSSPEVKREAPSPDPPQENHSLNLFLQKPGSFSKLSKLLEVAKMSPEPSAQPQSPQRTLPHLPMSAQTPLPTSLPSILNQEVKSEPSAPLLIPAYLGNLQQQLHSDQLYRALTENNAHWFSLLPRSPCDASSLTSSQTPPPLSSSPQPRGAKGQSPTTRTQSPSSVSPDTSQTTPSTNSPSLTAAVNSISLAALQMKPSTPVMGLPLCHWPTAFPGSNMAFGSLTVPPTLGGAYAPADVTGNPFLMPSVTTVKSESPVPGGEKPPSAPSPALEVTKNQDLPSPQPIPQEMLSGWWKVSSSEELSSVVNACHPRGIRERVLQKQLQKHLESITQVCAKNKDASVIDMDELEQRQVCEETVRGWCVEEHAMDQDIAVLQQVEELERRVASASLQVKGWRPAEPQSLSEDLLYYEHRAVVVGEREPAARSDAGVARRANNPLDIAVARLSELERSIERRGEEDVAPGMRQWRKALSEVRSGAQLSLCLQQLQRSIAWERSIMKVYCQMCRKGDNEELLLLCDGCDKGCHTYCHKPQITTIPEGDWFCPACIAKASDPSQTKKQASRPGGGGAGKKASEGKRGKRGGAGGDGSDEEGASTSASSTPKKGGKETKKKKAEDGLPPEPPQQESTARGKKAKTARDNSKDLELCRLLLAELLSHQDAWPFMMPVNPKSVPGYRKVIKKPMDFSTIREKLSNSQYLNLETFIIDVNLVFDNCEKFNEDNSEIGRAGHSMRRFFQRRWTELLQQIN is encoded by the exons CAGGGCATTTGTTCCGAATGGCGGGTGATGTGGGATTTGGAATGTCGGCGGTGTCCAGTGCCTTCCCCATGGTCAGTCATCCAGCCTTCAGCCTGTACTCTGCTCTATCTGGACGCTCCCATTTCGGAGGTCTTGGAACACTGGGAATGCCAGCAGCTCTAACGCCACAGGCCCAGCTGGGAACCTTCCCAG ACTGGTGGAGGGCGTCGGACGTGCCAGTTAGCGGAGCTGCTTCTCTCTTCCCGCCTCTGCTGGGACTGCCCCCCTTGTTCAGCACTCCAGCCCTGAGCCAAGACCCCACCTCTGCCCGCTCCCCTACCCCTAGCAGGAGCACACATGCCTCCACTAAAG GTTTAAATGGCACAGTGAATGGCAATGGCAAAGCAAAGTCTGCTTCCTCTGGTGCaagctctgcctcctcctcacCCTCGCCAGCTCCCACCACCACCGATTCGAGCAAGACCCCCAAACCAAGCCAGGACCCCAAAAGTCTCAGCCAGCTTCTCAAACCTGCTCCGATCCCCCCAAACCACAGCATTAACCCCAAAGGCACAACCAACCATTGCAAACCCCACAAGCCAGCTGGCAAGGGACAGCACTGCAGTGGGAACCACAAGAACAAAACTAACGAAGACCCAGAAAAGTCCAACCACAATACAAACCCGAAG ACACTGTGTAAGACAATGGCAGAGATTTCCAGCAACAGCGATAGCCAATCAGGAGCCAGCTCTGACAGCTCCAGTGACACACTCAGCAGCTTGGACTCTGTtgacctggaggaggaggaggaggaggaggaggatgaggatgggaGTATTGCAAGTGAAGATTCAGACTCTGAGAGGGAGCAAAGAGCCAAGCAGAAGGTTAAG ACCTCCCTAGTGAAAGATGGCTTTTCTGTTGGAGCGGACATGTGCTCCACGGACCCTCATAGTGCCCTGTTTGCTTCTTACTTCTCCGGGCTGGGCTCCTCCCTGCTCCCTTCGCTCTCTCAGGCGAGTCCCCTGCTTTTCAAGAGCTCCAGGTCTAGAGAGGAGTCCGGCAAGCACACCAGCGTCATCCAGGCTACAGGCCTAGCAGCCAGCAAGCCCAtacccctcctcccccaccctaGCCGAGACAGAGACGCCTCGTCCAAACCACCTGCTTCTCCTAAACCCCTGTGTCTCGCCTTGGCTCCAaaacctccctccctctcctcttctcccacacctctttctctgtccttaTCCCCAAAGAATCGCTCCATCTCGCCGTCTCCGAAGCCactgtctctcaccctctctccaaagcctccctccctctcctcctcccccaaaCCCCCGACGCTCTCCCCGTCGTACAGGCCCATGAGTCTGGCCCCCTCCCCCACGCCCCCCTCACTGCTGCCGGAAGCCCTGAGGGCAGTGGGTAGGAGTTCGCCGGAGAAGCCACACGCCACTGGCTTCAGTCTGCTCAAACAG GACCCTTTCAGACTGGTGTTCCAGCCATGGGAAGAGCAGGAAGCAGGTAAACTCCTGAAAGAAGCAGGCTCCCCCTCGCCCCCGCTCCCTGCTCAGCGCAGCCGCAAGCGACACCCTCCCCGCCCGCCCGGACTCTTCTTCCCCTCAGCCGGGCTGGAGGGCGCCCACGGGAACGGCGCACTCCACACCCCCGTGCAGGAGGCCCCACTGGCCCTCGTTGCAAGGCCTCGGCCGCGTGCCTCTGGGGAGAAGACCCTGGCACCAGCCGCCACGCCCTGCTCCAGCGTGCCCATCAACCTGAGCACCGGAGCCAAGGGGCGCTTGCTTGGAAACGCTGGCCGCGCGGCTGCTTTGCCCAGGCCTGGCCCGAGAGCTGCCCAGCAGAAGGGCGCAAGGCCTGGGCGTGGGGCAGGGCCAGGGGCCCCGCACAGCCACCAGATCCAGTCCCTGGTGGAGGTGTTCAGGGGCATGGCGTCGGACATCCCCAGCAGCAGAGACTCAGACGACACGGCGGAGGAAGAGGACGATGCGGAGGAGGAAGACGACAAAGATTCAGATGACAGTTTGTCAG ATTCTGGCAGTAATCTTGACACTGATTCTGacgatgatgaagaggaggacgaTGACATTAAAGATGAAGAAATGGAGACTgatacagagagtgagagaacaccACTCAAGCGCACGAAAAGCTCAGTCTCCTTCACAGACTCCTCCCCCAGTTCCTCCTCCCTCAGCCTGCAGGTCCATACTGCTCATGCTCTGCCTACGCCAACTATTGTTGGCTCTGGGGCCCTGGCCTATCACAGCACCCCATCTGCCTCATACAATCTGGCCACACCTCCAG gaaagagaagaagagtgaCAGACGAACAGGCCCTGCGAAGGCCTCTTGAATACGG GTGGCGGAGAGAGGTCCGTTTCCGCAGCGTTTGCGGGCGAGTGCAGGGAGAGGTGGCCTACTATGCCCCCTGTGGCAAAAAACTCAGACAGTATTCAGATGTGATGAAG TATCTAGCACAAAACGGAATAAGTGGGATCACACGTGACCATTTTAGCTTCAGTGCTAAAATAAGAGTTGGTGACTTCTATGAAGCCAGAGAAGGACCAGAG GGTTTCCAGTGGTGCCCGCTGAAGAGCGACGAGGTCACGCCCCACGTCCTCGCGCTAGAAGGTCGCAGGGGCCGTCCGAAGAGCCTGGAACTCCAGCGGCCCCCTGGCCTGCCTGCTGCCGACCCCGTCCGTCCCCGCCACGGGAAAGGCAGGCAGACCAACGTGGGCGAGGCTGAAGCGGCCAGTGCGGCCGACGCTAAGCTTCTGCGTAAACTGGAGGCCCAGG AGATTGCGCGCCAGGCGGCTCAGCTGAAGCTGATGCGGAAACTGGAGAAACAGGCGCTTGCACGTGCAGCCAAGGAGGCAAAGCGACAGCAAG CGCTGCTGGCAGCCGAGGAGAAGCGCCGGCAGAAGGAGCAGCTCAAGCTTTTGAAGCAGCAG gaaaaaatcAGGAGGATAGAACAGATTCGTATGGAGAAGGAGCTTCGGGCTCAGCAGATACTGGAG gcgaagaggaagaagaaggaggaggccGCCAATGCCAAAATACTGGAAGCTGAAAAACGGATAAAG GAGAAGGAACTGCGCAGACAACAGGCCATGATACTGAAGCAACAG GAGTTGGAGAGGCATAGACTAGATATGGTATGG GAGCGGGAGAGACGGAGGCAGCACATGATGCTGATAAAAGCCATGGAGGCCCGCAAGAGAGCAGAG GAGAAGGAGCGCTtgaaacaggaaaagagagatgagaagCGGCTGAACAAGGAGCGCAAGCTGGAGCTCCGCCGCCTCGAGCTGGAGATGGCCAAGGAACTGAACAAGCCCAACGAGGACCTGTGCCTGGCTGATCACAAG CCTCTCCCCGAGCTGCCCCGCCTGCCCGGCCTGGTCCTGCCCGCCGCCTGCTTTGCTGACTGCCTGATGGTGCTGCAGTTCCTGCGCTGCTTTGGGAAGGTGCTGGGCGTGGAGGGCGGCGTGCAGGCCCCCACGCTGCACGCCCTGCAAGCCGGCCTGCTCAACCTGGGCCCCAGCGCCGCACTGCTGCAGGAGCTGCTCGTCCGCCTGCTCTCTGCCGCCGTGTGTGACCCAGGCCTCCCCCCAGGGCAAAGG GCTAAAACGGCTTTGGGAGAGCACCTGTCCAGCGTGGCGATAAACCAGGAGAACGTATCTGAGATTCTGCACATCTACATGATGGCGCATTGCGGGCAGACGGAGCTGGCACCGCTAGCCGAGAGCCTGAAGACGAAGGCATTCCAGGCGCACACACCTGCCCAGAAAGCCTCCATGCTGGCCTTCCTGGTCAACGAGCTGGCCTGCAGCAAGAGCGTTGTGAC TGAAATCGATAAAAATATTGACCATATGACGAACCTGCGGCGAGACAAATGGGTCGTCGAAGGCAGCCTCCGCAA GCTGAGGAGCATCCACGCTAAGCGTACGGGGAAGCGCGAGAGCAGCGTGGGTGGCGAGGACAGTCAGGCTCTGGGGACTCCCACCGCTGGCCGCAAGCGCAAGAGGAAAGCGGGAGACAGCGAGGATGACGACGATGAGgatgatgacagtgatgaccaaggagaggaggatgaagacgaagaggaagagggagtgaaaaaaggaaagaaagcagagGCATGTGAGGAGGAG GACGAAGGTGATCAGACGGCCAGTGTGGaagagctggagagacagatagagaggtTAAGCAAG CAACAGAGCCAGATCCGCCGCAAGCTGTTTGAGTCGTCGCACTCGCTGCGCTCCATGACGCTGGGGCAGGACCGCTACAGGAGGCGCTACTGGGCGCTGCCCCAGTGCGGGGGGGTGTTTGTCGAGTCCATGGAGAGTGGAGAGG GTCCGGAGgagctccagagagagagagagaggctgcagAGCTCCCAGCAGGTCCTGGTGAAGGAGGAGCCCAAGGAGGAGTCTGTGTTCAGCAGCCCCGAGGTGAAGCGCGAGGCGCCCTCTCCCGACCCACCGCAGGAGAACCACTCGCTCAACCTGTTTCTGCAGAAGCCAGGCTCCTTCTCCAAACTCAGCAAACTGCTAGAGGTGGCGAAGATGTCCCCTGAGCCCAGCGCCCAGCCCCAAAGCCCCCAAAGAACTCTTCCACATTTGCCTATGAGTGCTCAAACTCCATTACCCACCAGCCTCCCTTCTATCTTGAACCAGGAGGTTAAATCTGAGCCCAGCGCGCCTCTCCTAATTCCCGCCTACCTTGGCAACCTACAGCAACAACTCCACAGTGACCAGCTCTACCGGGCTCTGACGGAGAACAATGCTCACTGGTTCAGTCTGCTGCCACGTTCACCGTGTGACGCCTCGTCTCTGACCTCCAGTCAGACCCCTCCACCGCTGTCATCCTCACCTCAGCCCCGCGGTGCCAAAGGCCAGTCGCCCACCACCAGGACCCAGTCCCCCTCTTCTGTGTCCCCTGACACCAGCCAGACCACCCCGTCCACTAACAGCCCATCCCTCACTGCCGCAGTCAACAGCATTTCATTGGCTGcgctgcag ATGAAGCCCAGTACACCTGTGATGGGCCTCCCGCTGTGTCACTGGCCCACGGCCTTCCCCGGGTCCAACATGGCCTTCGGCAGCTTGACCGTGCCGCCCACACTGGGTGGGGCGTACGCCCCTGCAGATGTGACTGGGAACCCCTTCCTGATGCCCAGCGTGACCACTGTTAAGAGCGAGTCTCCTGTACCAGGCGGTGAGAAGCCCCCCTCAGCTCCCTCGCCTGCTCTGGAGGTGACCAAGAACCAGGACCTTCCTTCACCCCAGCCCATTCCGCAAG agatGCTGAGTGGCTGGTGGAAGGTGTCTAGCTCTGAGGAGTTGAGCAGTGTAGTGAACGCATGCCACCCCCGTGGTATCAGAGAGAGagtcctgcagaaacagctccAGAAACACTTGGAGTCCATCACACAAGTGTGTGCCAAGAACAAAGACG CTTCTGTGATTGACATGGACGAGCTGGAGcagaggcaggtgtgtgaggaGACGGTACGGGGCTGGTGTGTGGAGGAGCATGCCATGGACCAGGACATCGCCGTGctgcagcaggtggaggagctggagcgcAGGGTGGCGTCAGCCAGCCTACAGGTGAAG GGCTGGCGTCCCGCCGAACCACAGTCCCTCAGTGAAGACCTGCTCTACTACGAGCACAGAGCCGTGGTTGTGGGCGAGCGCGAGCCGGCGGCCAGGTCGGACGCGGGCGTAGCGCGCCGCGCCAACAACCCGTTGGACATAGCGGTGGCCCGCCTGTCCGAGCTGGAGCGCAGCATCGAGAGAAG GGGCGAGGAAGATGTGGCCCCGGGGATGAGGCAGTGGAGGAAGGCTCTGAGTGAGGTGCGCAGTGGAGCGCAGCTCTCCCTTTGCCTGCAGCAACTCCAGCGCTCCATCGCCTGGGAGAGGTCCATCATGAAAGTG TACTGCCAGATGTGCCGGAAGGGGGACAATgaggagctgctgctgctgtgcgATGGCTGTGATAAAGGATGTCACACGTACTGCCATAAACCCCAGATCACCACCATTCCCGAGGGAGACTGGTTCTGCCCCGCATGCATAGCCAAG GCAAGTGACCCATCCCAGACCAAGAAGCAGGCCAGTcgccctggaggaggaggagcggggAAGAAGGCCTCGGAAGGCAAGCGCGGCAAGCGCGGCGGTGCTGGAGGAGACGGCTCAGACGAGGAGGGAGCCAGCACCAGCGCCAGCAGCACGCCCAagaagggagggaaggagacgaagaagaagaaggcgGAGGACGGCCTTCCCCCCGAGCCCCCCCAGCAGGAGAGCACCGCGCGGGGCAAGAAGGCCAAAACGGCCCGGGACAACAGTAAAGACCTGGAGCTCTGCAG GTTGTTGCTGGCCGAGCTGCTGTCTCACCAGGACGCCTGGCCCTTCATGATGCCTGTCAACCCTAAATCAGTCCCGGGATACCGCAAGGTTATCAAGAAACCCATGGACTTCTCCACCATCCGCGAGAAGCTCTCCAACAGCCA ATACCTAAACCTGGAGACTTTTATCATTGACGTTAACTTGGTTTTCGACAACTGCGAAAAGTTCAATGAGGATAATTCTGAAATTGGCCGCGCGGGACACAGCATGAGGAGGTTTTTTCAACGGAGATGGACCGAGCTTTTACAACAAATCAACTAA